The following coding sequences lie in one Labrus bergylta chromosome 5, fLabBer1.1, whole genome shotgun sequence genomic window:
- the LOC109990306 gene encoding neuritin-like, with product MGFFMSTKIGGILAFALVFLSLTVSGDPLTDVKCENIYKDFSDCVLELGDSMDNSQENVTSESGVAAVCSHWEAFHTCALTALSDCEQEVSSIWETLRQDSRKMRFQGSLFDLCSPSSSPSISSPLSTLILSLIGMLIMTGSSV from the exons ATGGGCTTTTTCATGTCGACGAAGATCGGAGGGATTCTTGCTTTTGCCTTGG TATTCCTCTCGCTGACAGTGTCAGGAGACCCTCTGACAGATGTTAAGTGTGAGAACATTTATAAAGActtctctgactgtgtgttggAGCTGGGAGACAGTATGGACAACTCGCAGGAGAACGTAACCAGTGAGAGCGGAGTGGCAGCAGTCTGCAG CCACTGGGAAGCTTTCCACACATGTGCCCTCACAGCGCTGTCCGACTGTGAGCAAGAAGTCAGCTCTATCTGGGAGACTCTGAGGCAGGACTCGAGGAAGATGCGCTTCCAGGGGAGTCTATTCGACTTGTGCAGCCCCAGCTCCTCTCCCAGTATAAGTTCACCCCTCAGTACCCTCATCCTGTCCCTTATAGGCATGCTGATCATGACTGGGTCCTCTGTATAG
- the LOC136179230 gene encoding uncharacterized protein isoform X2, whose product MKRQRRGARQMEDNPIYGNLGHMQTNTALFTETDPLRRVNSDSQDCYANLTLKPPRLQSGRSSPQIQFSDMVHLEEHLESEKEDEPSTDVVSTLSDLYASVQTQRTKTVHLADSGEEYANHL is encoded by the exons ATGAAGAGACAGAG AAGGGGGGCAAGGCAGATGGAAGACAATCCTATTTATGGAAACTTAGGCCACATGCAGACAA ACACGGCTTTGTTCACCGAGACTGATCCTCTACGGAGAGTCAACTCTGACTCACAG GACTGCTATGCCAACCTGACCCTGAAGCCTCCCAGGCTGCAGTCTGGCCGCAGCTCTCCTCAGATTCAGTTCTCAGACATGGTTCACTTAGAGGAGCACCTGGAGTCAGAGAAAGAGGATGAGCCCAGCACAGATGTTGTGTCCACCTTGTCTGATCTGTATGCTTCTGTACAAACTCAGCGCACCAAAACTGTCCACCTTGCAGACAGTGGGGAGGAATACGCCAACCATCTCTGA
- the LOC109990315 gene encoding translocon-associated protein subunit alpha yields MFNFGPKLLLLFLLAFPCGLVSIGQVSADSDSAEDVAEDTDAAVDEEEDDEEEVLVEEDQMQPTEGEEDDTEEGADKQIMSHPDADTTIMFMTGEEFPANEIVRFLVGFTNKGSQDFSVQSLEASFRYPQDFQFYIQNFTALPLNTVVKPESQASFEYSFIPAQPMAGRPFGLVILLNYLDTEGAVFQTAIYNQTVTIIEREEGLDGETMFMYIFLVGLVVLMLFGMYQVLETRTKKRLSVKIEKGTGGISDVDISWIPQETLNVMNKASPKASPRKRTNRAAGADQ; encoded by the exons ATGTTCAATTTCGGACCAAAATTGTTGCTGCTTTTCCTCCTGGCTTTCCCCTGTGGATTAGTATCCATCG GCCAGGTCTCAGCAGACTCGGACTCTGCCGAGGACGTTGCCGAGGACACAGATGCTGCAgtggatgaggaggaagatgatgaagaagaggtgcTTGTTGAGGAAGATCAGATGCAACCCACG gagggagaagaagatgaCACTGAGGAAGGAGCAGATAAACAGATAATGTCCCACCCTGATGCTGACACAACCATCATGTTCATGACAGGAGAAG agTTTCCTGCCAATGAAATTGTGAGGTTCCTGGTGGGTTTCACCAACAAGGGAAGTCAGGACTTCTCCGTTCAGTCGCTGGAGGCCTCCTTCCGCTACCCCCAAGACTTCCAGTTCTACATTCAGAAT TTCACAGCTTTGCCTCTGAACACTGTAGTCAAGCCAGAGTCTCAGGCCTCCTTCGAGTACTCCTTCATCCCAGCCCAGCCAATGGCAGGTCGTCCATTCGGTCTCGTCATCCTCCTCAACTATCTTGACACAGAG GGTGCCGTGTTCCAGACTGCGATTTACAACCAGACTGTCACCATCATTGAGCGCGAAGAGGGACTGGACGGAGAAAC gatGTTCATGTACATCTTCTTGGTTGGACTGGTGGTCCTGATGCTGTTTGGGATGTACCAGGTCCTGGAGACACGGACG aaaaAGAGACTCTCAGTGAAAATAGAGAAGGGAACTGGTGGGATAAGCGATGTTGACATCAGCTGGATTCCTCAGGAGACTCTCAATGTCATGA ACAAGGCTTCCCCTAAAGCATCTCCACGGAAACGAACCAACAGGGCTGCCGGAGCAGATCAATAA
- the LOC136179230 gene encoding signaling threshold-regulating transmembrane adapter 1-like isoform X1 yields MADCCNATTSGWGFFCVQHHLIWLLGTISICLLLSLCLNIFCCVSKCCSGKWRCQPMKRQRRGARQMEDNPIYGNLGHMQTNTALFTETDPLRRVNSDSQDCYANLTLKPPRLQSGRSSPQIQFSDMVHLEEHLESEKEDEPSTDVVSTLSDLYASVQTQRTKTVHLADSGEEYANHL; encoded by the exons ATGGCAGACTGTTGTAATGCTACAACCAGTG GATGGGGCTTTTTCTGTGTGCAGCATCATCTGATATGGCTGCTCGGGACCATCAGCATATGTCTGCTCCTCTCACTCTGTTTGAATATATTTTGCTGTGTATCAAAATGTTGTTcag GAAAATGGAGATGCCAACCAATGAAGAGACAGAG AAGGGGGGCAAGGCAGATGGAAGACAATCCTATTTATGGAAACTTAGGCCACATGCAGACAA ACACGGCTTTGTTCACCGAGACTGATCCTCTACGGAGAGTCAACTCTGACTCACAG GACTGCTATGCCAACCTGACCCTGAAGCCTCCCAGGCTGCAGTCTGGCCGCAGCTCTCCTCAGATTCAGTTCTCAGACATGGTTCACTTAGAGGAGCACCTGGAGTCAGAGAAAGAGGATGAGCCCAGCACAGATGTTGTGTCCACCTTGTCTGATCTGTATGCTTCTGTACAAACTCAGCGCACCAAAACTGTCCACCTTGCAGACAGTGGGGAGGAATACGCCAACCATCTCTGA